A stretch of the Bombyx mori chromosome 14, ASM3026992v2 genome encodes the following:
- the LOC101747103 gene encoding protein kibra isoform X1 — MCPLRRALTMWSQPPPPEPKMESTFRARASTTDGHNWCRGCFGGRQIARMVREPLEYGVRVDPTSSRPPGLCVRDEPQYQNLEELRKRPEYANLDEISREFGYRLCPEGQNLEDEAIYENILSVRQIRSAEVRLVPVSEVAYYEGQGYVATQVLSRNGTFPQCPPHTWSRLQNACRPTGSLRLFTAKKEMYDVKKQRLCLAQDEYKHLNNALSTLAASRTSLCSSTTSMTTTSTTSRHDPELLRSEVTQARGRVAQLRKELRQARAEVASARRGVDTLAEVEQKLSAQQGCYNITEAQAIMTELKNVQKSLTSGEKEKADLMQSLAKLKDDLTRLQLGDASPDLSSTLSFPQEKLSTASQTDLCADLVPIGTRLAEMARVRLQYDEARKRIQQIQQQLADLEDKVQPGQAESDKDRLLLFQEKEQLLRELRSITPRTRSKQEMSDIQSECKRLEQDLKNAFEMSNKCIADRLRLHEEKQLLLQQLKDALTSMTTLEGQLKTLSASTLSVSSSSSLGSLSTASSKGSLSSGISFTDIYGGPQIASSFQTDKPIDMVDLHRRVERLLRGTSYNADSVTPGASSSPSQPSLSPRSSLSSASPPPPPPSYHQVERQRRQQRELEEKLAEMRIGVATGLDEVTGLATIPVQLQGPGRPCEPLSPISETPPPPLSPRTPSSSGTNTRSVSAAVSDESVAGDSGVFEAAQAATDASNAVNSAQIEIKLRYCPDETALEIGILRARNLHALFIDMGTEVGVRGALVVGGGCGVAFGSAALSWRGATLAWRHAQRVPVAGARALRAATLQVNLTSGTECLGCAQVSLADFDPELGSQKWYNVLSFRSMRRDESSDESTVISSQTSTLTRNRGPESMAGAECNIDCGDNSASEDEESREPLNQIVEEDSFEDYIPEEELVLEDEYLHPATAEKETNTECNFCPEARQLRRKQQTKAESSETLAPIKRSQTFSPQPQSIGKGQYICRLNRSESDSSMVQYARRVPLHPPPTTSIPFDRTVRERRSLRLGRVAGGAVRRSAPRSGPRTSLDLTLDLRAQHTRLADLTDEIATLTQLKKRLEEACARGDPSVAAQVADDEALSRLVSSGAADAGSTRAARLLQRAARDIYRLRRSRQGGRKPDLITFREKMAFFTRSKNTIPALPGEADDLSEDDWEVDLEERTTPDGRSSKTSFERREQPCLEAAKVVECKNPCMNPEPCFEDQAKEETKTDDVRYDFVVDRVLGVQV, encoded by the exons ATGTGTCCATTGCGGCGGGCTCTCACAATGTGGTCCCAGCCTCCTCCCCCCGAACCCAAGATGGAATCGACATTTAGAGCTCGTGCCTCCACGACTGACGGACACAACTGGTGCCGCGGCTGCTTCGGCGGTCGTCAGATAGCGCGGATGGTTCGCGAGCCTCTCGAGTACGGCGTTCGGGTCGATCCTACATCTTCGCGCCCGCCGGGTCTGTGCGTCCGGGATGAACCTCAGTATCAAAACTTGGAAGAGTTGCGGAAGCGTCCCGAGTACGCTAATCTAGACGAGATCAGCCGCGAGTTCGGTTACAGACTATGCCCCGAAGGACAGAATTTAGAGGACGAAGCTATTTACGAAAATATATTGTCAGTGCGCCAGATTCGTTCCGCGGAAGTGCGCTTAGTGCCGGTGTCCGAGGTGGCGTATTATGAGGGTCAAGGTTACGTCGCGACGCAGGTGCTGAGCAGGAACGGGACGTTTCCGCAATGTCCTCCGCACACTTGGAGTCGACTGCAGAACGCTTGCAGACCGACCGGCTCCTTACGACTTTTCACA GCTAAGAAAGAGATGTACGATGTAAAGAAACAAAGGCTTTGCCTAGCTCAAGATGAATATAAACACCTCAACAATGCTCTGTCCACCCTCGCTGCCTCAAGAACTAGTC TTTGTTCATCAACCACCTCAATGACAACAACGTCAACGACTTCCCGACACGACCCCGAGCTGCTTCGCTCAGAAGTGACACAGGCTAGAGGCCGCGTCGCTCAACTAAGGAAAGAGTTGAGGCAGGCTCGAGCAGAAGTAGCTAGTGCAAGACGAGGCGTCGATACATTGGCTGA GGTCGAGCAAAAACTTAGCGCACAACAAGGTTGCTACAACATAACCGAAGCTCAGGCTATAATGACTGAGCTAAAGAACGTACAAAAATCATTAACCTCCGGTGAAAAGGAGAAAGCAGACTTAATGCAGTCTCTGGCAAAATTAAAAGACGATCTGACGAGACTACAACTGGGAGATGCATCGCCAGACTTATCTTCCACCTTGAGTTTCCCTCAAGAGAAACTAAGCACCGCATCGCAAACTGATCTGTGTGCCGATTTAGTGCCTATAGGTACGAGATTAGCTGAAATGGCGCGGGTTCGCCTCCAGTACGACGAAGCTAGGAAAAGGATACAACAAATCCAACAACAGCTGGCGGATTTGGAGGACAAAGTCCAACCAGGACAAGCGGAATCAGACAAGGACCGTTTGTTGCTATTCCAAGAGAAGGAACAATTGCTACGGGAGTTAAGAAGCATCACGCCGAGAACGAGATCGAAGCAAGAGATGAGCGACATACAATCTGAATGCAAAAGGCTAGAGCAGGACTTGAAGAATGCCTTCGAGATGTCCAACAAGTGCATCGCGGACCGTTTGAGGCTACACGAAGAGAAGCAATTGTTGCTCCAACAATTGAAAGATGCGTTAACGTCAATGACGACTTTAGAAGGACAGTTGAAGACATTATCGGCGAGCACACTGTCGGTGTCTAGCAGTTCCAGTCTGGGATCGCTATCGACGGCGAGCAGCAAAGGATCTCTGAGTTCAGGGATCAGTTTCACGGACATATACGGCGGGCCGCAGATCGCGAGCTCGTTTCAAACTGACAAGCCTATCGATATGGTGGATCTACATCGGAGAGTCGAAAG ATTATTACGAGGCACCAGTTACAACGCGGACAGCGTAACTCCAGGCGCAAGCAGTTCGCCATCCCAGCCCTCTTTGTCGCCACGAAGCAGCTTGTCATCGGCCAGtccaccaccaccaccgccCTCTTACCACCAG GTCGAAAGACAGAGACGGCAGCAGCGAGAACTGGAAGAGAAACTGGCTGAAATGAGGATAGGCGTGGCCACCGGACTGGACGAAGTCACCGGCCTGGCTACAA TTCCAGTACAACTCCAAGGTCCGGGTCGACCCTGTGAGCCGCTGTCTCCCATATCGGAGACCCCCCCGCCACCCCTGTCTCCAAGGACTCCCTCGTCTAGTG GTACGAACACTAGATCAGTCTCGGCTGCGGTGAGCGACGAGTCAGTGGCGGGAGACTCGGGGGTGTTCGAAGCGGCGCAAGCGGCCACCGACGCTTCCAACGCCG TGAACAGTGCACAAATTGAGATCAAATTGCGTTACTGTCCCGACGAGACTGCGTTGGAGATCGGCATACTGAGGGCTCGGAATCTGCACGCGCTCTTCATCGACATGGGAACCGAAGT TGGCGTGAGAGGAGCGTTAGTGGTGGGCGGCGGCTGCGGCGTGGCGTTCGGCAGCGCGGCGTTGTCGTGGCGCGGCGCGACGCTGGCGTGGCGTCACGCGCAGCGCGTGCCGGTGGCGGGCGCGCGCGCGCTGCGGGCCGCCACGCTGCAGGTCAACCTCACCAGCGGCACCGAGTGTCTG GGCTGCGCTCAAGTTAGCCTGGCCGACTTTGATCCGGAGCTAGGGTCGCAGAAGTGGTACAACGTACTGAGCTTCCGTTCCATGAGGAGAGACGAAAGCTCCGACGAATCGACGGTTATATCGTCGCAGACCTCCACGTTGACCCGGAACAGAG GTCCGGAGAGCATGGCGGGCGCGGAATGTAATATCGACTGCGGTGATAATTCCGCTTCAGAAGACGAGGAGTCTAGAGAACCACTGAATCAG ATTGTGGAAGAGGATTCGTTCGAAGATTACATTCCCGAGGAGGAGTTAGTGTTGGAAGACGAGTACCTACACCCGGCCACCGCTGAGAAAGAAACCAACACCGAATGCAACTTCTGCCCTGAAGCCAGGCAACTCAGAAG GAAGCAACAGACGAAAGCTGAGTCAAGCGAAACTTTAGCGCCGATAAAGAGATCTCAAACGTTTTCTCCGCAGCCGCAGAGCATCGGGAAAGGCCAATATATTTGCAG aTTGAATCGTTCGGAATCTGATTCGTCGATGGTTCAGTACGCGAGACGAGTGCCCCTGCACCCGCCGCCCACCACCAGCATCCCTTTCGACCGGACCGTCAGAGAACGCAGATCTCTCAG GTTGGGTCgcgtggcgggcggcgcggtcCGCCGCAGCGCGCCCCGCTCGGGCCCGCGCACGTCGCTGGACCTCACGCTGGACCTGCGCGCGCAGCACACGCGCCTCGCCGACCTCACCGACGAAATCGCCACGCTCACCCAGCTCAAGAAGCG ACTTGAGGAAGCCTGCGCTCGTGGTGACCCATCGGTCGCAGCGCAAGTGGCAGACGACGAGGCTCTAAGTAGACTGGTCAGTTCCGGGGCCGCGGACGCGGGCTCCACCAGGGCGGCGCGGCTGTTGCAGCGAGCAGCCAGAGACATCTACCGGCTGCGGCGCTCGAGACAGGGAGGCAGGAAACCAGACCTTATCACGTTTAG GGAGAAGATGGCATTTTTCACGCGAAGCAAAAACACGATACCCGCTCTGCCCGGAGAGGCCGACGACCTATCCGAAGACGACTGGGAGGTAGACCTCGAAGAGAGAACCACTCCAGACGGCAGGTCCTCGAAAACGTCATTCGAGAGACGTGAGCAGCCCTGTCTCGAAGCTGCGAAGGTGGTGGAATGTAAGAACCCGTGCATGAACCCGGAGCCTTGCTTCGAAGATCAGGCCAAGGAGGAAACTAAGACTGATGATGTGAGGTATGATTTCGTTGTTGATAGAGTGCTCGGAGTTCAGGTTTGA
- the LOC101747103 gene encoding protein kibra isoform X2 produces MPRRRNGEMPLPDGWDYARDFDGKLYFIDHNNRKTTWIDPRDRYTKPQTFADCIGNELPLGWEEAYDPQIGPYYINHVNQVTQLEDPRLEWLSVQEAMLRDYLHTAQEALEAKKEMYDVKKQRLCLAQDEYKHLNNALSTLAASRTSLCSSTTSMTTTSTTSRHDPELLRSEVTQARGRVAQLRKELRQARAEVASARRGVDTLAEVEQKLSAQQGCYNITEAQAIMTELKNVQKSLTSGEKEKADLMQSLAKLKDDLTRLQLGDASPDLSSTLSFPQEKLSTASQTDLCADLVPIGTRLAEMARVRLQYDEARKRIQQIQQQLADLEDKVQPGQAESDKDRLLLFQEKEQLLRELRSITPRTRSKQEMSDIQSECKRLEQDLKNAFEMSNKCIADRLRLHEEKQLLLQQLKDALTSMTTLEGQLKTLSASTLSVSSSSSLGSLSTASSKGSLSSGISFTDIYGGPQIASSFQTDKPIDMVDLHRRVERLLRGTSYNADSVTPGASSSPSQPSLSPRSSLSSASPPPPPPSYHQVERQRRQQRELEEKLAEMRIGVATGLDEVTGLATIPVQLQGPGRPCEPLSPISETPPPPLSPRTPSSSGTNTRSVSAAVSDESVAGDSGVFEAAQAATDASNAVNSAQIEIKLRYCPDETALEIGILRARNLHALFIDMGTEVGVRGALVVGGGCGVAFGSAALSWRGATLAWRHAQRVPVAGARALRAATLQVNLTSGTECLGCAQVSLADFDPELGSQKWYNVLSFRSMRRDESSDESTVISSQTSTLTRNRGPESMAGAECNIDCGDNSASEDEESREPLNQIVEEDSFEDYIPEEELVLEDEYLHPATAEKETNTECNFCPEARQLRRKQQTKAESSETLAPIKRSQTFSPQPQSIGKGQYICRLNRSESDSSMVQYARRVPLHPPPTTSIPFDRTVRERRSLRLGRVAGGAVRRSAPRSGPRTSLDLTLDLRAQHTRLADLTDEIATLTQLKKRLEEACARGDPSVAAQVADDEALSRLVSSGAADAGSTRAARLLQRAARDIYRLRRSRQGGRKPDLITFREKMAFFTRSKNTIPALPGEADDLSEDDWEVDLEERTTPDGRSSKTSFERREQPCLEAAKVVECKNPCMNPEPCFEDQAKEETKTDDVRYDFVVDRVLGVQV; encoded by the exons GCTAAGAAAGAGATGTACGATGTAAAGAAACAAAGGCTTTGCCTAGCTCAAGATGAATATAAACACCTCAACAATGCTCTGTCCACCCTCGCTGCCTCAAGAACTAGTC TTTGTTCATCAACCACCTCAATGACAACAACGTCAACGACTTCCCGACACGACCCCGAGCTGCTTCGCTCAGAAGTGACACAGGCTAGAGGCCGCGTCGCTCAACTAAGGAAAGAGTTGAGGCAGGCTCGAGCAGAAGTAGCTAGTGCAAGACGAGGCGTCGATACATTGGCTGA GGTCGAGCAAAAACTTAGCGCACAACAAGGTTGCTACAACATAACCGAAGCTCAGGCTATAATGACTGAGCTAAAGAACGTACAAAAATCATTAACCTCCGGTGAAAAGGAGAAAGCAGACTTAATGCAGTCTCTGGCAAAATTAAAAGACGATCTGACGAGACTACAACTGGGAGATGCATCGCCAGACTTATCTTCCACCTTGAGTTTCCCTCAAGAGAAACTAAGCACCGCATCGCAAACTGATCTGTGTGCCGATTTAGTGCCTATAGGTACGAGATTAGCTGAAATGGCGCGGGTTCGCCTCCAGTACGACGAAGCTAGGAAAAGGATACAACAAATCCAACAACAGCTGGCGGATTTGGAGGACAAAGTCCAACCAGGACAAGCGGAATCAGACAAGGACCGTTTGTTGCTATTCCAAGAGAAGGAACAATTGCTACGGGAGTTAAGAAGCATCACGCCGAGAACGAGATCGAAGCAAGAGATGAGCGACATACAATCTGAATGCAAAAGGCTAGAGCAGGACTTGAAGAATGCCTTCGAGATGTCCAACAAGTGCATCGCGGACCGTTTGAGGCTACACGAAGAGAAGCAATTGTTGCTCCAACAATTGAAAGATGCGTTAACGTCAATGACGACTTTAGAAGGACAGTTGAAGACATTATCGGCGAGCACACTGTCGGTGTCTAGCAGTTCCAGTCTGGGATCGCTATCGACGGCGAGCAGCAAAGGATCTCTGAGTTCAGGGATCAGTTTCACGGACATATACGGCGGGCCGCAGATCGCGAGCTCGTTTCAAACTGACAAGCCTATCGATATGGTGGATCTACATCGGAGAGTCGAAAG ATTATTACGAGGCACCAGTTACAACGCGGACAGCGTAACTCCAGGCGCAAGCAGTTCGCCATCCCAGCCCTCTTTGTCGCCACGAAGCAGCTTGTCATCGGCCAGtccaccaccaccaccgccCTCTTACCACCAG GTCGAAAGACAGAGACGGCAGCAGCGAGAACTGGAAGAGAAACTGGCTGAAATGAGGATAGGCGTGGCCACCGGACTGGACGAAGTCACCGGCCTGGCTACAA TTCCAGTACAACTCCAAGGTCCGGGTCGACCCTGTGAGCCGCTGTCTCCCATATCGGAGACCCCCCCGCCACCCCTGTCTCCAAGGACTCCCTCGTCTAGTG GTACGAACACTAGATCAGTCTCGGCTGCGGTGAGCGACGAGTCAGTGGCGGGAGACTCGGGGGTGTTCGAAGCGGCGCAAGCGGCCACCGACGCTTCCAACGCCG TGAACAGTGCACAAATTGAGATCAAATTGCGTTACTGTCCCGACGAGACTGCGTTGGAGATCGGCATACTGAGGGCTCGGAATCTGCACGCGCTCTTCATCGACATGGGAACCGAAGT TGGCGTGAGAGGAGCGTTAGTGGTGGGCGGCGGCTGCGGCGTGGCGTTCGGCAGCGCGGCGTTGTCGTGGCGCGGCGCGACGCTGGCGTGGCGTCACGCGCAGCGCGTGCCGGTGGCGGGCGCGCGCGCGCTGCGGGCCGCCACGCTGCAGGTCAACCTCACCAGCGGCACCGAGTGTCTG GGCTGCGCTCAAGTTAGCCTGGCCGACTTTGATCCGGAGCTAGGGTCGCAGAAGTGGTACAACGTACTGAGCTTCCGTTCCATGAGGAGAGACGAAAGCTCCGACGAATCGACGGTTATATCGTCGCAGACCTCCACGTTGACCCGGAACAGAG GTCCGGAGAGCATGGCGGGCGCGGAATGTAATATCGACTGCGGTGATAATTCCGCTTCAGAAGACGAGGAGTCTAGAGAACCACTGAATCAG ATTGTGGAAGAGGATTCGTTCGAAGATTACATTCCCGAGGAGGAGTTAGTGTTGGAAGACGAGTACCTACACCCGGCCACCGCTGAGAAAGAAACCAACACCGAATGCAACTTCTGCCCTGAAGCCAGGCAACTCAGAAG GAAGCAACAGACGAAAGCTGAGTCAAGCGAAACTTTAGCGCCGATAAAGAGATCTCAAACGTTTTCTCCGCAGCCGCAGAGCATCGGGAAAGGCCAATATATTTGCAG aTTGAATCGTTCGGAATCTGATTCGTCGATGGTTCAGTACGCGAGACGAGTGCCCCTGCACCCGCCGCCCACCACCAGCATCCCTTTCGACCGGACCGTCAGAGAACGCAGATCTCTCAG GTTGGGTCgcgtggcgggcggcgcggtcCGCCGCAGCGCGCCCCGCTCGGGCCCGCGCACGTCGCTGGACCTCACGCTGGACCTGCGCGCGCAGCACACGCGCCTCGCCGACCTCACCGACGAAATCGCCACGCTCACCCAGCTCAAGAAGCG ACTTGAGGAAGCCTGCGCTCGTGGTGACCCATCGGTCGCAGCGCAAGTGGCAGACGACGAGGCTCTAAGTAGACTGGTCAGTTCCGGGGCCGCGGACGCGGGCTCCACCAGGGCGGCGCGGCTGTTGCAGCGAGCAGCCAGAGACATCTACCGGCTGCGGCGCTCGAGACAGGGAGGCAGGAAACCAGACCTTATCACGTTTAG GGAGAAGATGGCATTTTTCACGCGAAGCAAAAACACGATACCCGCTCTGCCCGGAGAGGCCGACGACCTATCCGAAGACGACTGGGAGGTAGACCTCGAAGAGAGAACCACTCCAGACGGCAGGTCCTCGAAAACGTCATTCGAGAGACGTGAGCAGCCCTGTCTCGAAGCTGCGAAGGTGGTGGAATGTAAGAACCCGTGCATGAACCCGGAGCCTTGCTTCGAAGATCAGGCCAAGGAGGAAACTAAGACTGATGATGTGAGGTATGATTTCGTTGTTGATAGAGTGCTCGGAGTTCAGGTTTGA